A window of the Malaclemys terrapin pileata isolate rMalTer1 chromosome 6, rMalTer1.hap1, whole genome shotgun sequence genome harbors these coding sequences:
- the DIRAS2 gene encoding GTP-binding protein Di-Ras2 — MPEQSNDYRVVVFGAGGVGKSSLVLRFVKGTFKESYIPTIEDTYRQVISCDKSICTLQITDTTGSHQFPAMQRLSISKGHAFILVFSITSRQSLEELKPIYEQICQIKGDVESIPIMLVGNKSDENQNREVESSDGEAMAKKWKCAFMETSAKLNHNVKELFQELLNLEKRRTVSLQIDGKKSKQQKRKEKLKGKCVVM; from the coding sequence ATGCCTGAGCAAAGCAATGATTACAGGGTGGTGGTGTTTGGAGCTGGAGGAGTTGGCAAAAGTTCCTTGGTCTTGAGGTTCGTGAAAGGCACTTTCAAAGAGAGCTACATTCCTACCATTGAAGACACCTACAGGCAGGTGATCAGCTGTGATAAGAGCATATGCACTTTGCAGATTACCGACACTACAGGGAGCCATCAGTTTCCAGCCATGCAGCGTCTGTCTatttccaaaggacatgctttcattttggttttttcAATCACCAGCCGACAGTCCTTGGAGGAACTCAAGCCCATCTATGAACAAATCTGTCAGATTAAAGGGGATGTGGAAAGCATTCCAATTATGTTAGTGGGGAATAAAAGTGATGAAAACCAAAACCGAGAGGTGGAGAGCAGTGACGGAGAAGCCATGGCCAAGAAGTGGAAGTGTGCCTTTATGGAGACTTCTGCTAAGTTGAACCACAATGTGAAAGAGCTGTTCCAAGAGCTGCTAAACCTAGAGAAACGCAGGACTGTGAGTTTACAAATTGAtggtaaaaaaagcaaacagcagaaaaggaaagagaagctGAAAGGCAAGTGTGTAGTCATGTGA